In Calliopsis andreniformis isolate RMS-2024a chromosome 9, iyCalAndr_principal, whole genome shotgun sequence, the genomic window TGAAGTGCATCCAAAGCACGTTCCAGTCTTCCACCACAGGCTTCCCAATTTCCAATGTTCGTGAGAGCAATGCTTATTCTCAAAAACACGAACAGAAAGACCACTGGTAGTTTGGATACCGACATTACCTGTACTCATGATAAAAGTTAGTTAAGAGAATTTCATGAattgaaatagaattttttaattaacgaaATTACAGTTGAGTTTTCGTAAATCAAAAACCATTAAAAATTTTCCCAAGCAagaatgaaattttttaaatcggTATTTTAAACACGATCGCGATAACATTCTTGGGATAGATGGAAAACAAAGAAGGTGCATTTGCGTGGTCGGTGCCATTAAAATATCTCTGCAGGCATATCCTGTAGAAACTCAGTGAATTCGAGTCGCTGAAACAGAGCATGAATACGTCTTCCTTCCGTCTGTTTCAGCGACAATCGGGTGAAACCAGGAAGTATAATTCGGCTTGTTCAGTCCAGACTATGTTTCTTTATTGTACTCATCTATTGTTATTAATCCTCCGGAATACTTATCGCTTAAATTGAAACGTGATTTATTTCCCAGCGCTAATTAAAGGCGAATACGATGAGAAGTAAACCAATAACTCTGAAGGATTCTGAGCAGTTTTTTTACTTTGTCGAAATCtaagtatttttttaaattgtaaaaGTTTACATATAAAAAGTCTATATAATTGTTCGCTGCTGGTAAAAGAAAGTTTTTTTTTCTTGTTGAAGAAAGCGTTTTGTAATTCCTTTTAGACGAAAGAAGTGATAACTAATATCTATATCCTACTTCTCTTAACATCATAGAAGTGTACATATGAACTTACATACTTTTTCCATACGACTATATGTATGTATcttcatacatacatacacgaAATCTTAAATCTTATTGTTCGCGTAGAATGAATGAATCTCGGTCGTAAGGTCAGTAAAAGTCAGCTTGGCGAGAATGTATTTTTGTATGCTAATTATGTGGCGAGTCGCTGATGCGAGAGATAATTTCGATTGTAACAATGTTTTTCGCGGTTCGTTGATTATCAGAGTAAGAGattctttcaataatcaaagatACGAGAAAaacaatatttaattatataagATTCAGAAATTGAATGAATTGTAATTGCTTACTAGAAATATAATTAAAGGAGAAATTAATTTTCAACTAAGTAGTACTTGTATTCCCGACTTTAGTTTTACTTCTGATATAGCTATTTTTTTCTAAGTTTTTAAAGATTAACGGGACGTACTTTGGAACCTTGTCAACGTATTATTTAAGATATTTTAAATACGCATAAAAGTATACTAAACTTTATTCTTTTCTCCTAGTTATATTAATATGAGAGTAGAATCTTCTTattaattaaaacaaaaaaGATAAGTTTCTGTACACTTtaaagtaataataaaaagagtATATACATACTTTGATCATTATGAATGCAAGACAATGGTATGTACAGCGCGTAAGTAGAAGCGAAAAgtattcattaaaaaatttaggTACTCACTGGAGGTTCAAAATGTAATTAAGTTGTCCTTAAAAGGTGAAAAGGTGTTGATCAAGAAAGGAGAACAGAGTACTCAGCGTGCACCTTCGAAGGATCGGATAACAATGAAAGTGGATGGATACGCGCAGTGACTTCTACTAAAAGTCTTTTCCTTTCCTTCTTCTTCCGGCGACGTATAGAACACGCTCGAGAGTGGCGAGCTTGATCGCAGCATCGCGTGAGATTCTCGTTATGAATTAACTGTTTCGTAATTTACAAATAGATCGGTGGTAACAATATCGTGATCCCTAAAGGGATAAGAATTCTTTAATACCTTGTTATAATTTAAAAACGGATAAATAACGTAGAAAAACAGAGTTGACAAATTCAGGACACTGAAAGGTGAAAATCGTAGCAAAAGAAATCTGTCACCTACGACGAACAAACGATAACTGAAAGTTATTAATCGTCCTGTTGCACAATATCATTGTGCATTATATCTGAAACAGGATATGCAGTACATGATAAATAGAAGCAGGATATAAAGATACAAATTTGATCGATAAAATTTTGTCGGTATACTTACGACTATTTGAAAACCTACTTTTTAAAGTATAGAACTTAAAAAGTTTATAAAaacagaaaaatgaaaattaggGTAGaagaatattcgaaattttgaatatttggaattgGTTGCGCTACTTGAAAACAAAAATCGAATAAACTCAATGTTACTTATTAAGTTTAATTAACTTTTAAGTAAAACAAAAGTAATCATTTGAAGTTTCCTGATTTGTTGTTTATAATATGCAATGCAAAACTAAACAAAATATGGATTTATTTGAAGCACACAGTAAAATTTTAAGTATATGAAATGAAATTGCGCAAAAGAATAAATCGATTTACGAACTATGCGATACTCGATTAATGTGACCATGGCACAATCGATTATCACTATAAAGCCGTAATCGAgaatggaaatgaaaataatgtACGAATTTatctatcatgggtattatacatgAATAATGTTGTGACAATGGCTGTTCGCTAAATATTATGCGTTGATATTTATGAATTTAATGCATTTGCTTCTAAATTCTTGACAAAAACGTACACACAGTTTTCAGGTTATCCACATAAGATGCACACTTCTAAGGGGAATAtctgtttatttattataattttaggTAAGATATCAAAGCTATTCCTTAAAGAAATTCTTAAGTAACAGTCACTGAACTGTAATTTTTTTCATTCATTTAGTTCAAATGATCAGTGTCTTTGGGCGAATGGATAAATGTGAGGTCACACAAGCTATTCCTTTTAAGACTTCGGATCATGAGCCTGATCCTGAACCAGAAGAGGTGAAAAATGAAGAAGAGAATAAAACAATTGAATCACttatgataataaataattctacATCCAATGTGACTAAAGTTAATTGTTTAACAGATAAGGTTTATGGACCAGTAGAAGTAAGATTCtaaaaaatccaactgtttctTCTGTTAAAATATGCAAGAATGAtaatataaatttacaatttttttgcAGATTGTCAATGCTACCAGGTTAATGAAGTTGTTAATCTTAGAACCTGGACCATCAAATAGAAGCAGAAATGATAAAGAAGGTAGATTGCAGCCTGGAACCTGTGTAATAGTTCTGTTTTATGCAAGATGGTGTATATTCAGTAGTCAGGCTGCTCCACATTTTAATGCACTACCACGTTCTTTCCCACATATTAAAGCAGTAGCAATCAATGCTATAAAATACCAAAAGTAATGCTCTTACATAAGTTGTAAAATGAAATATTACAATGATTTATACATAACTTGTAAATTCATCACTTTTACAGCATCAACGCTCAGTATGGAATTGTTGGTGTTCCTACACTGATGCTAGTTCACAATGGAAAACCAGTGGCAAAATTTAATTATACTGTCTACACATTGGaatattttgcaaaatttataacacaaatgACTAATCTACAGCCAAATGGATCATTGTATGTTACATCCCTGGATTTTGCTGGTCCTGTTTTCAGCACACCTTCTAATGAAACAGATTACTGTCTAGTTCTTTCTTGGGCTTTTATTGCCGCATGTGCTCTATATTTCACATCACAAAGCAGATGGTGGCAGCAGTTTGTAGAATTAGTTCAAAACACCTGGCGTGAAAGTAACGCGCAACACGAGCATGCTGATTGAAATGTTGAAAAAAACTATTCAATGCTCTGTGCACAAGAGTATAATATAAAATACGAATGGTATTAGAAGATTATTGAATTGCGTGATAATATTTGTGGTAATCGTTAATTAAGATAATGTAAATATGCCATCATAAACAAGTAATATAACTGTTTGACAAATGTCTTGCTTCATTAATATTTTTCCCTTGACCGATTTTTATTATTTCGTGTGTCTTTAATTAGAGTTTTTACTAATACTTGATCTATAGATATCTGAATCTTAAGGAGCCAGATACTTGTTTGATTTGGATTCGGATAGTAGCTCTAACTACACTTAACGTATAACTAGTGACATCCATTTcgtgttttcaaatatttgccaGTAAATGCTCataagaaatttaaatttgtaaTTCCATAATAATGGAGACAGTAATGCCTATGTTTTGAGGCATAGAACAGGATcaaaatacgaaaaaaatacTGTAATATAAAATGATAAATTTGGCAATGAATGAAACATGAATATAATGAAAGGAAGTTTCACAATCGCAAAATTTGTTCAAACGGAACCACGTTCAAACGGAACCACAACATGATGCGCATTTCTTGTCAATTGAGCATCCAATTCGCATTCGATAGCTTTCAACAGCTTTAGTATATGTACTAGATATGATACATATTTTAAAATGAGCAAGCCAAAAGATTGTTACCATTTATATTCTAATGGAAAGtttatcatttaaaaaaaaaaaaaaaggaagctCAAGTTTGACTTGGATAGTTCTTTACTGAAACTCACATGTAATGGCCGACTTCGCGATTCACTTATCACTTCCCTAACTTCATGATTGTTGTGTGCGGCATTTGTTTGCGCTGAAGTTCGTCTCTAATGAGTTTTGTTATTGTAGTTAACAGGGGGACGAGTGCTGTTTACTTTCATGTAacataattatttaatattaaatagaCTGTTAGTCGTAAAATCAACTCTCCCGAGAAACAACATGACATTGTTCGGTATCCGGACAGGTTTACGCGATTTTACAGATTTTTGTGATTCGATATCAGGTTAGGTTCTCATCAGCAGGAAGCCGGCTCTGTTCTTAAATTCAAGCTAGGATAGGCGAACGTAAAAAGAAATCGAGTTAGATTAATCGTAAAGTAGAGGGGCAGGTTAGGGTTATCGCAAGCCCTGTACGAGGTCAACTTCAAAACTAGAAAGATATGGGTTCATTAAACCTCGTTTGTCCAATGTGCTGTGGCGAAACATTTAATAATCCACAGTCATTAAAATATCATTTATTAAGCATGACTGACAACCTATATTGTCCTGGTTGTTCACAACGATCTGATTCGGTTATGGCACTTATTCAGCATTTGGACCGGTGTGGACAAAGTGTTGAATCAGAAGGATCTCCTGAACCAGAACATGAGTCTGTCCAACAAGAAGCTCAACAAGAAACAGAAGCAGATGCTGGGGTGTTAATGGTTTGCAGAAAAGAATAGTTACTAAGTTTATGTTTGCTCTGATCTTTGCTTGACAATTTGTATTTCAGGACACTAGTGTTGAAGGAATAGATCAAAGTTTTCTAGCAACTGTAAATGACAGTGGAATTATGATAGTTGGGGGACCCCAGACAATACAAGTTGATGAAAATGGTGTGTAGAAATCCTAatttaatgtatattatttCTGTTTATTTGACTATTGCTTCTAACAACACTATCAGGAGAGATTAAGGTCGTAGAGAAAATGGAAACTGAAGAAACACAGTTGGGGCAAAATTCTCTGGAATTTAAGATAACAGAAAAAGTTCCTAGTACTATGAGCAAAGCAGAAGAAAAGTCTTTATCCCAGGATCAATTAGTAACAATATCTGCTTCAGAAACAGATGACAAAcaccaaaataaaaatgtaattacTATTTTACCTGATGGCTCAGAACTCCTTGATGGAGACACTGGTGCTCTGATAAATATGGATCACATAAATGATGTAGGTGAATTAGATGAGGATGGATTATTACATGTTAAGCAAGAACTttgtgaggtataaaatactaaTACTTCcaaatatttatgaaattgTATCAGTGAACACTTTTCTTTCACTTTCACAGATAGAACCAGAAGCAGTTTATAGCTGTACCAGTTGTGATATGAGCTTTAATTCTGTTGTGGAGCATATAAAACAGTTTCATGATGGACAAGAAGTGTTGCTTGAAATAGCTGATCAATTAGATGATTTATCCACAGTACCCACAACTAATACCTTACCATCAGATTCAGGCAATGTCGTTAATACACGACAAAGACAAAGTATGAATACTATACGTACTGAAGAATGCGTAGATAGCGAAGGTAGACTATATACGAGAAAAGTAGTACAAATAGAAAGGTTTTGGGACAGGACTCCAGCTCAAACGTCGCTCCAATCTGCTAAAGCACCAATGATTGAAAAGTTTTTTTCTAACGTCGAAGGAGTAAAAGTACGCAATACATCTTCGCAACTATTAGATAACCTACAATTCAGCGTTAACtgaattaaatttattataggTACGCGAGAAACGATTGGCCGCAGCGCCAATGAGAATGTACAGATGTAATCAGTGCCTTCAGCAGTTCTCCAAATTAGGAAACTTCCGAGTCCATGCGTGTCTTCATGGTAATAATCGTTGCGATAGTTGCGATCAAACATTCGCAACACCGAAAGCGCTACAGCTTCACGCAAAAGTACACGAAGGTGAACCTGATCCAAACCAAAAAACTTTCGTTTGCGAAACTTGCGGTACAGAATTTTGTTCACACAAAAGTTTACGCTTGCATTCCCGAATGCATGCACCAGTCAGAGCAAGACACGTAGACGCACCTGAGGGAACGCCTAGTGCAACATTCACGTGTCCCGAGTGCGgtaatattttctttaatttgAAGAATGTCGGTTTTTGTGactttaataaatattcaaattcattaCACATTGTCTACAGGTAAAACATTAGCGGAATCGTATAAAGAAGCACATATGGCATTGCATTCCGGTGACTCTGTAACCTGTACAGTCTGCAATAGAAAATTCGATTCTGCTGATAGTTTAGCAATGCACGCTGCGGTACACACGGAACTCGGTCAATCGCAATCACCAACACCGCCTAGCACGGACACTACAACCACCGAGCCCACGGAAAGTCAAAAACCTTATCAATGCCAGCACTGTGGTCGCAGATTCACAAGACCTCACGAGAAAGTGAAACACGAACGCATTCATACTGGAGAAAAGCCACACGCGTGTGAAGTAAGTAAAACTAAAACAATTCATAATCGTACGAGGTGCAAATTCGTCTTAAGAAACACCGTATTGTGTAACAGGTCTGCGGCAAAACGTTTCGTGTATCCTACTGTCTGACTCTGCACATGAGAACTCACACGGGAGTTAGACCCTATGGATGTCAACATTGTGGTAAAAGATTTAAAGCTTCCTCTGTGTACAATCATCATCTACTTACGCACGGAGAGGAACGTGCGTATACGTGTCCGTATTGTCCTAAAACGTTCAAGACACGCGTTCAACTGGCAGGCCACAAGAATAGTCACACGAAACCGTTTCGATGTACTGAGTGTTCTCGACCGTTTGCTTCGCTGTATGCTGCTCGTGCTCACATACAGACTCATAAAAAGGATAACAATTTAAAGTTCAGTTGTTATATTTGTGGTGCGTCGTACGGTAGAGCGTTTGCTTTGAAAGATCACTTGAAACAACATGGCCAGGATGTATTAGCACCGCCGGAACCAGCAAGAGAGGAAGAAGTTCAAGAGGCTGAAGATTTTTTGCTCGCAGAGGAGGAAGTTGAAGATGATGAATTAGTCATCCCGTCGCCGTTACCCGTTGCGCAGTCATCGGAAGCTGAAGATACTGAATGAGACTATGAAAACTAGTCAGATGTTTGTTATAAATTGTAGTTCAAATATTGTTCAATATACCGATGGAAATGATAATGGACAATTTCATAGATTTGCATAACATTCAAAGACTATTTGCAGGACTCGACTATTTGCTGTAACGTTCGCATAGCTATCGTGGATTATCCTTAATCA contains:
- the Bug gene encoding thioredoxin domain-containing protein bug, with the translated sequence MHTSKGNICLFIIILVQMISVFGRMDKCEVTQAIPFKTSDHEPDPEPEEVKNEEENKTIESLMIINNSTSNVTKVNCLTDKVYGPVEIVNATRLMKLLILEPGPSNRSRNDKEGRLQPGTCVIVLFYARWCIFSSQAAPHFNALPRSFPHIKAVAINAIKYQNINAQYGIVGVPTLMLVHNGKPVAKFNYTVYTLEYFAKFITQMTNLQPNGSLYVTSLDFAGPVFSTPSNETDYCLVLSWAFIAACALYFTSQSRWWQQFVELVQNTWRESNAQHEHAD
- the LOC143183895 gene encoding uncharacterized protein LOC143183895 isoform X2 yields the protein MGSLNLVCPMCCGETFNNPQSLKYHLLSMTDNLYCPGCSQRSDSVMALIQHLDRCGQSVESEGSPEPEHESVQQEAQQETEADAGVLMDTSVEGIDQSFLATVNDSGIMIVGGPQTIQVDENGEIKVVEKMETEETQLGQNSLEFKITEKVPSTMSKAEEKSLSQDQLVTISASETDDKHQNKNVITILPDGSELLDGDTGALINMDHINDIEPEAVYSCTSCDMSFNSVVEHIKQFHDGQEVLLEIADQLDDLSTVPTTNTLPSDSGNVVNTRQRQSMNTIRTEECVDSEGRLYTRKVVQIERFWDRTPAQTSLQSAKAPMIEKFFSNVEGVKVREKRLAAAPMRMYRCNQCLQQFSKLGNFRVHACLHGNNRCDSCDQTFATPKALQLHAKVHEGEPDPNQKTFVCETCGTEFCSHKSLRLHSRMHAPVRARHVDAPEGTPSATFTCPECGKTLAESYKEAHMALHSGDSVTCTVCNRKFDSADSLAMHAAVHTELGQSQSPTPPSTDTTTTEPTESQKPYQCQHCGRRFTRPHEKVKHERIHTGEKPHACEVCGKTFRVSYCLTLHMRTHTGVRPYGCQHCGKRFKASSVYNHHLLTHGEERAYTCPYCPKTFKTRVQLAGHKNSHTKPFRCTECSRPFASLYAARAHIQTHKKDNNLKFSCYICGASYGRAFALKDHLKQHGQDVLAPPEPAREEEVQEAEDFLLAEEEVEDDELVIPSPLPVAQSSEAEDTE
- the LOC143183895 gene encoding uncharacterized protein LOC143183895 isoform X1; translated protein: MGSLNLVCPMCCGETFNNPQSLKYHLLSMTDNLYCPGCSQRSDSVMALIQHLDRCGQSVESEGSPEPEHESVQQEAQQETEADAGVLMDTSVEGIDQSFLATVNDSGIMIVGGPQTIQVDENGEIKVVEKMETEETQLGQNSLEFKITEKVPSTMSKAEEKSLSQDQLVTISASETDDKHQNKNVITILPDGSELLDGDTGALINMDHINDVGELDEDGLLHVKQELCEIEPEAVYSCTSCDMSFNSVVEHIKQFHDGQEVLLEIADQLDDLSTVPTTNTLPSDSGNVVNTRQRQSMNTIRTEECVDSEGRLYTRKVVQIERFWDRTPAQTSLQSAKAPMIEKFFSNVEGVKVREKRLAAAPMRMYRCNQCLQQFSKLGNFRVHACLHGNNRCDSCDQTFATPKALQLHAKVHEGEPDPNQKTFVCETCGTEFCSHKSLRLHSRMHAPVRARHVDAPEGTPSATFTCPECGKTLAESYKEAHMALHSGDSVTCTVCNRKFDSADSLAMHAAVHTELGQSQSPTPPSTDTTTTEPTESQKPYQCQHCGRRFTRPHEKVKHERIHTGEKPHACEVCGKTFRVSYCLTLHMRTHTGVRPYGCQHCGKRFKASSVYNHHLLTHGEERAYTCPYCPKTFKTRVQLAGHKNSHTKPFRCTECSRPFASLYAARAHIQTHKKDNNLKFSCYICGASYGRAFALKDHLKQHGQDVLAPPEPAREEEVQEAEDFLLAEEEVEDDELVIPSPLPVAQSSEAEDTE
- the LOC143183895 gene encoding uncharacterized protein LOC143183895 isoform X3, which translates into the protein MDTSVEGIDQSFLATVNDSGIMIVGGPQTIQVDENGEIKVVEKMETEETQLGQNSLEFKITEKVPSTMSKAEEKSLSQDQLVTISASETDDKHQNKNVITILPDGSELLDGDTGALINMDHINDVGELDEDGLLHVKQELCEIEPEAVYSCTSCDMSFNSVVEHIKQFHDGQEVLLEIADQLDDLSTVPTTNTLPSDSGNVVNTRQRQSMNTIRTEECVDSEGRLYTRKVVQIERFWDRTPAQTSLQSAKAPMIEKFFSNVEGVKVREKRLAAAPMRMYRCNQCLQQFSKLGNFRVHACLHGNNRCDSCDQTFATPKALQLHAKVHEGEPDPNQKTFVCETCGTEFCSHKSLRLHSRMHAPVRARHVDAPEGTPSATFTCPECGKTLAESYKEAHMALHSGDSVTCTVCNRKFDSADSLAMHAAVHTELGQSQSPTPPSTDTTTTEPTESQKPYQCQHCGRRFTRPHEKVKHERIHTGEKPHACEVCGKTFRVSYCLTLHMRTHTGVRPYGCQHCGKRFKASSVYNHHLLTHGEERAYTCPYCPKTFKTRVQLAGHKNSHTKPFRCTECSRPFASLYAARAHIQTHKKDNNLKFSCYICGASYGRAFALKDHLKQHGQDVLAPPEPAREEEVQEAEDFLLAEEEVEDDELVIPSPLPVAQSSEAEDTE